AGCTCGGGCGCGTTCAGCTCGGTGGGATGCCGACGGACTTCAAGCCGATGCCTGACGTCGGTAGCGGGACATACGAGATCCGCATTCGGGTCGATGAAGGCGGGACCGTTCAATATCGGGTTCTGTTCGTTGCCAAGTTCGAAGAGGCGATTTACGTCCTGCACGCATTCCAGAAGACCACCGAAACCACGAGCAAGCGGCACAAGGAAGTGGCCGCGGCGCGGTACGGCGAAGTGCTGCAGCTTCGTCGCGAGCTCGCCCAGAGAAAAGGATCGAGGTGATCATGCCTATTACGCACACGACCCCCGCCGGTGGAAACGTATTCGCCGACATCGGCTTCTCCGAAGCCGAGGCCGAGAACCTGAAGATTCGATCGCTGCTGATGATGCAAATTGAGAAGCTCATCGAAACACGGGGATTGAAGCAGGCGGAAGCGGCGGAGCTCTTCGGTGTGACACAGCCACGTATCAGCGAGCTCACGCGCGGGCGCATCGGGCAGTTTAGCATCGATGCGCTTGTGAACATGCTGTCGCACGCGGGTTTTCACGTAGAGGTGAACGTCCCTGCGCTCGCGTAAATCGAACCGCGAACTGCCGCAGCGTCGGGTTCAGCGATGAACGCGCATCTCGGCGCCGCGCTGGCGGCGCTCGGCGAACGGGTGCCCGTGGAACGCGTGGATGGCGTGTGGCTCTTTCCGGCGCGGCAGATCGGGGAGCGCGAGAGCGGGCTGGCGGTGCTGTCGCTGTTCGCGGGCGACGGCGACGCGGGGCGGCGGGAGCTGTTCACGCTCCAGTACGAGGCCGAGCGGCTGAAGGGCGGGAAGACGAAGCGGACGGACACGCTGACCGAGCAGGGCGCCGTGCCCGAGGACCGCGTGGGCCGCATCATCGACGGCGTGGTGCGGCGGCTGGGCGGGGAAGCCGACGTGCCGGACATGCGCGAGGTGGCGGGCGACGCGGGCCGGTGGGCCGGGCTGCTTAAAGAGCTGGGCGTCGAATCGGTTGACTCCGGTAGTCGAGAATGATTATCGTTGGGGACGCAACGGGCGCATCGTCCGGCACGCGCACCGGCAGAGGGAACCCGCCATGTCCGTCATCGACACCGAAGCTCCGTCCACGTCTCCGTACCTGAACCTCTTCCGGCGCTACCTGCGCCAGCAGGGGCTTCCCATCACCCAGCAGCGCGAGGTGGTGGCCGACGTGGTGTTCACCTCTTCCGAGCACCTTTCGGTGGAGGAGATCGAGGCGCGGCTCAAGGAGAAGGGCGAGCGCATCGGCAAGGCCACCATCTATCGCACCATGGAGATCCTGGTGCGCAGCGGGCTGGTGGAGGACCACGACTTCGGCGACGGCTTCAAGCGGTACGAGCACCTGTTCGG
This genomic window from Longimicrobiaceae bacterium contains:
- a CDS encoding XRE family transcriptional regulator; translated protein: MPITHTTPAGGNVFADIGFSEAEAENLKIRSLLMMQIEKLIETRGLKQAEAAELFGVTQPRISELTRGRIGQFSIDALVNMLSHAGFHVEVNVPALA
- a CDS encoding type II toxin-antitoxin system RelE/ParE family toxin encodes the protein MGAGEKRLEWMGASLADVTAFPGAARQEAGYQLGRVQLGGMPTDFKPMPDVGSGTYEIRIRVDEGGTVQYRVLFVAKFEEAIYVLHAFQKTTETTSKRHKEVAAARYGEVLQLRRELAQRKGSR
- a CDS encoding Fur family transcriptional regulator; the protein is MSVIDTEAPSTSPYLNLFRRYLRQQGLPITQQREVVADVVFTSSEHLSVEEIEARLKEKGERIGKATIYRTMEILVRSGLVEDHDFGDGFKRYEHLFGQQPLHEHLICTSCRKVVEFRSRDVLRVQDQVSKQHGFLPTRHRLEIYGICADCQQAGATAPRQGLACPAMSF